GGTCGGATCCGCTATGATTCCGCACACTTGCTTGTCGTGAGCTGGCCAATCCTTCTTCACTGACCATGGATTCGTCGACGTATCGTATATGTAGGTCATGCCAGTGCTGTATCCTGCCCAAAGATAGTCTCCCACGCCCGCCAAGCAGCTAATTCTGTACACGCTGACGTTGACGACAGCCCGGCAGGAGAAGTCAGTGCGGCTGTATATCGTTACCTTGCCATCCGAGTGGCCAAAGTAGACCAAGTCTGGTTTCGAGTCGAGGCATGCTCCAGATGTCACATCTCCAGTGCCTGGCTGACTCAGAGGATTGATGATCATGTGGAATTCCGTGTCAGATCTCGCGCTGGGCCTGAACACTCTGATATTCTTGCCCGTGGCATACCATAGTTGCTTGCCGGTAGCAATAGAGAACGTATGGCCTTTCGGCACCTTCCAGTTGGTGTACTGCGAGTCAAGGCTCGGCATCCCTCCGTGGTCTGGCATCCACACGTAGAGCTCTCCCCCTTCGTCCAGCGTCCATAGCTCTGATGCGTATCGGAAGATGCGTATGACTTCCCTCCGATGAGCTATTTTTGATCGCACCACCTTCTGCGAGACCAGATCGAGTTCGTGGATCTCTCCGGTGTTCGTACCAAGCCAGATGCGCTTTCCCTCGTCTTCGATGTTGGGCGATGGCTTGAAAGCGACTGCAGTCATTTTCAAGCCCTCGCGATGCTCCTCATTTACCAGCAGCTCGCCAGAACGAACGCTCCAGACGCGGGTGTAGTATCCCGTCGTACAAACATAATCTCCGCAGACCGCGAACAACCTGGTATCGTACTCCGTAGGGATCTGCCAAGGTCGTTGCTTGAATTTTGGTGCGCGTCGGTTCGCTTGCGTAGCATCAGGGAAGTCGGTCGGGCCTGCGACTAGCTCACTGTTGAGTTCCGGGACACCGttgtcctcctcatcatcacgaGAATGTCCGACTGTAGCCGGCGGAGGGGGTGGAGGGGGCATCTCACGTCTACGATCGACAGATCTGCGAGGAGCGGGTATTGCAGGCGCAGGCAGTGCTCTAGCCGACGTCGAAAGAGGCGAGTTGACACCAAAGCCTTGCTCAAGAGCAGATCGTTGTGCAGGCTTGGTGGCGGGTATCCGGACAGGTGTTTGTTGTGCAGCTTTCGCCCGGGCTCTGGCCAACCCATCCATGGACCTTTTAGGCGGCAGGGCTTGGACCTTTGCAGGACTGCTTCTCCCAGATTGCGCCTTGGGTGGGCTTCGTGCAAGGCGCATTTGAAGCTCCGGTCGGGCGggtagtcgaggacgatCCTCGAGCAGATCATCCTGTGGCGCGGATGTTCGACTCGGATGGTACTTTGCGGGCATAGTGGACCTTCGCGATTGCACGTAGACTGGCAAGTCTCGCGGTTCTGTTGATGAGCCATTCGAAGCTTCTTCAAGTGATGATGGTTCGACGAAAGACGCATTTGAGTCGGACCGGGTGTGCGAAGCAAAAGAGGCGTCCGAGTCGCCACGTATGCGCTGTACCCACGAAGCATCAGAGTCGTTCCGCTTCCGCTGTACGACTGATGCGTTCGACTCTGCTCTCACCCGATCTACCTGCCCTTGAGGTCTGAAGTCCTTCTTCACTGGCGAGGCCTCTCCGCTGCTCGGTGGAGTATTGAACGGCGAGGCGCGATGAGCCGTAGCTTCAGATTTGGGCTCAGGAGCGATCAGAGTACTGGACTTATTCTTCAATACTGGTGGCTTTATCGGTATTTGAGGCTTGCCAGCTCGGTTGATGGCCGGCGGGCCTGCGTCACTTCTTGACTTTGTGTCCACTGTCAGATCTTCCGGGAACGACGACGCTGTTTCCGTCGGTCTCAGGAAGGCAGAGATGCGCGCCTCCAGTGCTGGCGTGGCCGTTCGCGACGCATGGCGTGTGTGGACAGCATTTGGGCCGTCACCGTTGCGAGGTGAAGGAAAATCTCGCAGAGGACTACCACTCGTCCCAGATCGGATGTCTACCGACATGGTCTTGTGGGGCGAGCGAGGCGGATGTAGGGCGAACGCCGGTGCGGTTGGCATCGTCGGCGATGTGACCACCATTGACGCTGGCCGTGCCTTGGGAGGACTCCCATTGTGCTGTCTCGGCGTGAGTTTCTGCGCCAACTGCACGGAGGCAGCTCGTTGTCCTGTCCCAGCATTCTGACCAACTTCTGATCCCTTCGATCGTCCACCAGTTATGTTTTGTGAAGCGTTCAAGTGCGGTGGTTTTGGTGTTGTCACTGGAGAGGACTGCCCGGCATCCGGCGTCTTCGCCAGTTGTTCGAACTTGGTTCGTAAGGATGAGATAGGTTTGATCGATGTCGTGTCCGGACCctcttctttctcttccATAATGATGTAGTTGATTCTATTCTCTCACACCCATATCAACTCCTACTTGCTGCGTACAGTCCAGCTCGATTGCGCTGTCACCAACAGCATTTGATCTGACATTCCGAGCGTCGCAAGTCGAGGGTTCGAGGGTGCGGCAAGGGCTGGCCAGCAGATCCGCAGGTCGCAGGTAGATTCCAGACAGTGCTCCGGTGAATATGAGGTCAGCAATGCCAGCTTGGAACAACTCCCATTCAAGAGACGGTGAATGCAAGAAGGCAGTGCAGATCCTCAGTCAACAGATCTCCAGCACCACGAGTCGTGCCTGAGCCACGCGGTCCGCTTGCCGGCGCCCGGAACCCTGCATTCTGTCACCTTGAATTCATCCCAACTTCAAAGCTGTACCACTTCTCATCTTACTGGAGACACCAAGAGACAACATGTGGTAGGTCATCATGCCAGCATATGAAAGGTCGTAGCGCGAAAGTGTGCTAATGGTCAATCAGTAAACACATTCTCAACGCTCAAGTCTCGATCCGCTCGCCCTGCTGCAAGCAGTGGTTCGATTGCGCGCAATGCCACGCGGAATCCCAAACACACACTCTGAAACAGACGATGGAGATGATTTTCGCGTGCAAAAAGTGCAAGAAGTGCTTCCGCAAAGACATGAATGAGTAcgaggacagcgacgagTACTGCCCGCACTGCGACAATCACTACGTGCTGGAGGCGAAGGAGCCACAAGCGCGactggaggtggagggtgaAGATGTGAGGAAAGACGCGAGGATGTTGAAAGACGACCGTATAAAGCCGAAGGAGGACTTGACGATCTGGGACGATGAGCTAGAGGCTGCGAGGCTGGGCTGAGCGATCGGAATGAAAAGGAAACGAAAAGGCGTTCAAGGGATTTGCGTTTGGACGCTCTCGGCGAAAGAGACATGATACCATGAGGCTTTGCAGAACGAGGGGAGCAGGAAGGATAGCGTCAGCGCGGAGTTGCGATGGTCTGCGCGACAGTTGGTGTGGGCCGAGAGATGGGCATCGGGTGAGACAGGATGCAACGCCTTCACGATACGAAAGATCAGGCGATTGTCTTCGATGCAGAAACCACGCTCTATGCTGTATACGCCACCCATGGATGCCTCGCTAATTCTCATTTATGCTGAACCAACCGAGCGACTTGTCTTCTGCCGTATGCACGTAGGTGCCTCGAGATCAATCCTCTCCCACCACGACCCTCCGGGCCCCTTTTGGCGGAAATCTGGTCAAGCAAAGCACAACAAACGCCATCACGGCGACAGCACCATTGGCAAGGAATGTCAGTTGCGGCTTCCCAATCTCCGCGAACGCCGAAAATATCAATCCAAATACGCCCACGGCCGATAACCGCCCAACCATCTCCACCAGACTGATTGCACTCAGCGCATCCGCCCTTTCCGACGGCGCGCACATTTGAAGAATTGTGCCCTTGGCCGCGGAACCAGTACCTGCAGCGAGCGGGAGCAGAACAGCAACAAGGTACATGTGCCATTTTTGGGTTGTAAAGGTCGCCACGGCGGTGAGAATTCCGTCCAAAAGAATGGACCATCTTGTGTATTGCAGATCGAATTTGTAGGATGCCTCTTCATGAGGGCCAGGTTTGACTGGTTCTGTAGGTTCGGTCTCATCACCCATTGCTCCGATTTCAGGGTCCTCAGCTCGAGTAGTTGAGTCATGACTGGCGGATTCTTCGCGACTCGTCTTGTCTTTAGCCTCCTGACGGCGATCGAGCCACGCTCGTCCCTTGGAGATGATGATTGGAAACGCGAATGTGAGGAACACAGCGCGGACAAGCGAGTTCAGCGAGATGAGCCACCCGTTCTCCGTGGCGCCAAAGTCTAGCACATCCGTGGCATACATTTGAAGCAAGACTGGAATGTACCCTGTTGCGAGGAGGGCCATGGATGCGCCCACACCAAGGAGAAGGATGCCGTACTCTGTTTGAAGTCGACCATCTTGAAGCTCCCATTTCCGAGGGATGAACATTTTTAGCGGCTCAAAGAACGATGCCAAAGACTGTGCTTTCTTCTCGCTTTCCGgagtgaggtggagaggaacTGACGGGAGAGCGAGGGCGACGTAAATGCACGATAGGACGAACAGCACAAGGGTGACCTCAAACGGAGCTGGCAATCCAAAATAATCACTCAGCATGCCGCCGACAAGGTAGCCAAGAGCGGTCCCGAAAAATGCACATCCGTTGAGTCTTCCAAGCGTGGCAGTCCTCTCGCGAGCTTCCACGGCCTCCGTAGCAAATGAATTCAGCGCAAGAATGTAGCCCGCCGGTCCTCCGACAATGGTGATGACCTGCGAAGCCTGGATAATGAGAATCCCAAGCCCATATCCAACGCGAACGCCGACGTTCTGCACAACTAATCTGAGGGCCGGCCAGCAGACAGATGTCAACAGCGCCGTCTTGACTCCCCACTTCTTCATCGCCCAGCCGGTATAGAACAAATTCAATACCCCGAAAATCGTCGTGGTTGCACCTAAGAATGCGACGGATCGTGCTGTACTCGCTTCGATAGATGGATGTCTGCAACGTCCTGCGACTGGGCCAGGATCCAGCTTGGGATATGTTCGATAGTATTCATCGCAGGTCATGAGTCCGAAGACATGGATTATTGGAACCTGAGTGATACTGAAGGAGACTGCCACCAGAAATGATGTGAACAGCAACTTCAGGACAATAGCTTTGCCCAAGGTCTGCCGAcggtcatcttcatcgtcgtcctggCTGGCTTTCGGCAGAAGTGGCGTCCTCTCCGATGGTGGTTGTATTCGTGGTGGCTCCTCTGCCGACACTCTGGATGACTTCACCGGTGCTCGGCCGTCGGACGCCATGATTTCTGATGGGATGGCATGTGTAAGGAATGCAGCCCAGAGTGTGACTACATGTCAAATGTGGAGGTCGAAAAATGCTTGCAAATGTGTTATCGTGGGACGCGGTTTCGGGATACACGAGGTTCACCGCTGCCGACCCCGGCCGCAGGTGCGGATTTAGCTCGCCCGAGATAGGATTGCATAGCCGATGAGATACTGGGATACCTTCCTTTTTCGATGAGTGAATTCTTTTCCGTGGAGTGAGTGCATATTTCTACTCAAAGACGCTATTGCATGCTTAAGAATTGCGATCCAGCCGCAGGATCCAGGCAGTCGCTACGGTAGTACTCACCGATTGTGAGGACTGCATTGGAGCAGGTAATCTTGTCGCTGTTGGGACGTGCCAGGGTTCCTTCAGTAGATGCAAAGCAGCCGTATCGACGGTCAAAGTGCCAAGTGCGTGAAGTCCTCGTTCCTGCTGCTGTGCTCTGTTGACACTCGAGATCAGTCTGGCAGCTCATATCGGCGCCTTCACAAGGCTCTCCACGGTTGTCATCTTGGGAGGTTACCTTTTGGGTGCAGGTGTGAGCGGGCTTGCCTCCGCTCAGGTCATTAGTCAGCAGCTCTGTGCGCTAGCGAGATGTACAATTTTCGTCCTTTCTCAAACTTTCTCTTCCCTCAAACCAAGACCCGCAAATTTATTACTCAAACCATCCCATGCCTTCCAATCTGTGGTACTGGCGATTCCGATGCGGGTCGAGACCGACTGTCCACTTTTAAAACCTTGACCAAGAGGGTAGTTCTTCGGAACGGCGCCCATGAGACGGCCAAGACCTATAAGATGGCACAAAAACTTCAGCCTGCACCTCCATATCTCGTCTCCAGACACTTTCCTGAACCGGCCGACAGAGTCAAACGCCGCCGACTGGCAGGACACTCGATCGTACGGTAAGATCTTGATTGCTCCTCAATGTCCCTCCCGAATCAGCATGATGATCTCAAAATTCATTTGGTAAACGGACGCCCAGCCGCATCAAGTCTGTTCATATACAGACTGCTGGTTGGGCTTGACGATGACTGGCCCTGTCTGAAATGTCACCCAAGTCTCGATAATGCTGTCAGCAAACTTGATCTTCGAAGGCAGACCGGCTGACCACGTTTTCAGTGAGTGGAAGAGCTACCATATCCGTAGATTCGTCATGAATGAATTGTCGAGCTGCGATCATGCTGTAGCAGTATGCCAACATGTTCTGTCAGAGAGAGTGAACACGATGATTGAATAATATAGACCCTTTCGAACGTCCCGTCGCTCCCGAACAGATCCATCGCACGCTTCGCTAAATCACAACAATCTGTACGAAACATGCCAACAAACCCCAGCGCCGTGCTAAGAACATCGCGCTATATCCACGAACTCCAAAATTATCAATCAaaagtcctcctcatcaacctcaGGTATCAGACGATCCCGCTCATTCGCTTCCCGCATCTCATCCATCTCAGCCTGCACTTTTCTGGTCTGGACAAACACGAAGGTCACGAGTATTCCGCCAACCACGAGTCCGAGACTCGCCAGAGCCACGTTGATCGGGATGGGATTCTCTTGAAAATATTCGTGGTTCAGTGCATCGAGCAGTGGCTGCGAGAGGTTGACCACTCCCGACAGACAGATAATGGCTCCATACACTCGTCCGAACGTGGCGAAGCCGAAAACTTTCGCTGCGTAGTCGCTGTAATATTCCGTCAGTATGTGACTCCCATCGACCTCACGCGGTGCTGGTTGACTTACGACATGGCGGAGTAGTACAGTGGCCGCAGTAGGACGAACAGCAATACGTTGCCGTACGCCGCCCACAGAAACGGCAGCGAGCCGAGCACTCCCACAGCGGTCGTCATGGCCACAAGGATGGCCAACATCATGGCGGTGCTCACGTGGTCGAGCAGCAGGCCGATGAACGGCGTAGCAACAACTCCTGCAAGCTGTCAGTCCTGATCTGGCGCGATTCTGTCATGGTCAACATACCTCCGATTGGCAGCGCAGCATCGAAGAACGAATTGATCCGCCTGGCCAGCTGCTCAGAGCCCAGCATGTACTCATACTGCGACCTGATGGTGGCAATGAAGAAATTCATGCGCAGCATCTGAAGCACAGTGAGCAACGTGATGAGGATGAACCAAGGCGAAAGCATTTGCTCCTTCGCAGACTTTCCATGCAAAGCACCCCACACGCCAGAAGCGAGCAGCCGCTCTTCCTGCTTCTCAATCCGGACATTTCTCTCCTCTGCATCTCCGAGCAGCTTATCGATCTGCGCGATCTTGGACTCCCGATGCTCGCGTCTGTGTTCGCGCAGTCTCCGCACTTCGTTGTCGCTcagctcgtcgtcggagtCGTGGACATCTTGAGTGGCGTCCATTTGTTTCTCAATTTTCTCCTCCAGTTGTATGACGGTCTTGTAGCTATCTGCGGACATCAGAAAGACCTGTGCAATCAGTATCGCCGTTGGCACTGCGATGTATCCGTAGAAAAACTTCTCGGGCCCGAACGAGCCGCCGGAAGACTCATATGCCAAccggaagaagaggaacacCGCTGCCTGTTTGCCTGGAGTCAGTGCTGAAGAATGAAAACTCGAGCGGAGGATCAGCACTCACTGATGCATCGAAAGCTCCTGTGACCATCGCAACAATCGTGCCAGAGTACTTTGGGAAAGCATTCGCAATCTGGAATGATGGGACAAAGATGAATGTACCCCCGAGAGACAAGAATACGTTACCAGCGATGTACCCATCGAACGCAGGAATGGTAAATGCAACCGCCATCAAGAAGCTTCCCAGTGCCATTGAAATGCACCCGATGATGTTCGCGACACGAGGACCATAACGGTCCAGGATGGTTCCCACGACCAAGGCGGAGATATTACAGGTTGTCGAAGCTATCGCGAAGAAGAGATTAAGTCTGTCGATTCGAAGTTAGCACGATGAAAGCATTGTGCGAAGCGATGGAAGAGACACTCACCTCAAATCTTGCTCATAACAGACCTCCACGCCCtgctccaactcctccttcGTACATAACTCGCGATACACGCCCTGGTCGACGAGTACGGGCTTCAGCGCTGCAAATCCGAACACAATCCCCGAAGCGACCCAGCAAGACAGAATCGTCACGACCACCTGAGCTGTAGCAAAGTCAGCATGTCGTCTTTGTGGATTCTCATACGCTCAACCTTACCAAGCCTTCTCGCCGTCGAGATCTTGTAGGCTGCAACGCCGCCGCTCGGATGCGTCGCATGAGATTCTTCGTCAGGTTTTGGGAGGGTATCATAGCTGATGACTCTCCGTAACGATCTCACCGAGCCGGAGTGTTTGATCGTTCCATATCTCGGCTGCCACGCATCATGTTGCTCGACTGGCTCGCGATCGGTTCCTTCGATGGGTGTAACGCGCTGGACTAAAGACATCTAGGATGCCAGAAGTTTCCGGCCTGTTCAAGGTGTCAGATGTATGTCTTGCGTGTAATGAAGGGTGTTGACGGTGATGAAAGGACGAAAAGCAGAGGCGATAGGAAGAAGCGGTGGAAAACAACAGAAATATACGCTGTCACAAGAGCAGGCAAGCGTATGTGGAGTAAAGTCTATGTAGTAATAATATGGGAAAATGGGTCTCGAAGATTTGCAGAGGTCGCCCCTCCCCACCAGCGTGCCGCGTCGTAAGCCATCGAAGCTTCGGTCTGCTCTCTGCGATAACGATTCTTGCTTCAAGATCCTGGTCCTGCTACGGTAGGACAGCTTCAATACCAGACCTTCGCGCATATTCTATATGATCTCGCTGCGATCAAATGCCTTGTCTTTGTTGTTGTCTTCGCAAATATGAGTGCGGCATTTCTTAGCCTTCATGCCCGCGTCTTTAGCCTTCTTTTGAAATAgactagtaggttttgcGGCCTCGGCATTGGATGCATCTATTAGCCTACTTCCTCTTGGAGAAGTCCACAGTCTTTCTTGGTCATGAGATGAATCTGCTGTGATTGACACACCGCATGTGAAAGTTTTGAACATCACATGCATTCCTCGTTCGTGCACGCAAGCGGTGAACAGAGGCGTTCTTATCGAAAATCCCGGCCGATAGCCCTCGGAAGCACACACGACATCACCAGTGACGATGCGATCGCAGCCCATCTTCCTTGCGATTCTCATCTTCGGTGCTCCGAGACGGTACGCATTGTCCCAGTCGGCCGTCGTGTTCACGCATCGTTTCCTCGAAACGCCACACAACAGTCTGACCTGCGACTTGGTGACTCCGCCAATCAAATACACGTCGCTGTACGCTTTAGGCAAAAACATCCTTATGCTCTCGGATGCTGTTGATGATCGACCGGCAAGCTGGCCGAGCCCTCGATTGGCCCCCAAAAACGATGTCTTCAAGGGCCGACAGCAGGATTCAAGAATGCGAAGGCAACAGCACATCGTGCCTTGTACAGACGTATCAGCATAGACCATGCTCTGGTTAGAAAATCAAGCTCAGCGAGGAATGAAAAGAATGTATCAAGCTGAGCTGGTCCTTCAACCTCTTTGTTGGCTTGGGGACATGCACAGCTGGACTTGCACGCCTTTGGGCCCTCTCTTTTATCATCGTCAAGGATGATTCTGCAAAGTGTCTCTGCCACGTTTGCAGACAATTCCTGCCACACGAGATCCAAATATGGGCGAAATGGTAGGGGCCAGACCGTTCGTTCGAGATTCCTTCAGTTCATCTCGAGGAGATTGTGCTGGTTCGTTTCATGTTCGATCCACCGCGACGCACTGACAGTTCCTTCTTCGTGCGTGCGTTCCATGTTCAACATCCTTGCCACCCACTAGCCAGTGCCGGCATTGTCGACCACAGCTGAACGGTCG
This genomic interval from Zymoseptoria tritici IPO323 chromosome 8, whole genome shotgun sequence contains the following:
- a CDS encoding inositol 5-phosphatase (The predicted gene product is an Endonuclease/exonuclease/phosphatase family protein (Pfam PF03372) and contains WD40 repeat), with amino-acid sequence MSVDIRSGTSGSPLRDFPSPRNGDGPNAVHTRHASRTATPALEARISAFLRPTETASSFPEDLTVDTKSRSDAGPPAINRAGKPQIPIKPPVLKNKSSTLIAPEPKSEATAHRASPFNTPPSSGEASPVKKDFRPQGQYHPSRTSAPQDDLLEDRPRLPARPELQMRLARSPPKAQSGRSSPAKVQALPPKRSMDGLARARAKAAQQTPVRIPATKPAQRSALEQGFGVNSPLSTSARALPAPAIPAPRRSVDRRREMPPPPPPPATVGHSRDDEEDNGVPELNSELVAGPTDFPDATQANRRAPKFKQRPWQIPTEYDTRLFAVCGDYVCTTGYYTRVWSVRSGELLVNEEHREGLKMTAVAFKPSPNIEDEGKRIWLGTNTGEIHELDLVSQKVVRSKIAHRREVIRIFRYASELWTLDEGGELYVWMPDHGGMPSLDSQYTNWKVPKGHTFSIATGKQLWYATGKNIRVFRPSARSDTEFHMIINPLSQPGTGDVTSGACLDSKPDLVYFGHSDGKVTIYSRTDFSCRAVVNVSVYRISCLAGVGDYLWAGYSTGMTYIYDTSTNPWSVKKDWPAHDKQVCGIIADPTSMWKAGRLNVITMGQDNLLRIWDGMLESDWIESRMQAREPEHCTFRELSVAVLTWNAGASKPSHLQHSMDDQNFFYDYLRAQNSPDILVFGFQELVDLEDKKQTAKSFFKSKRKDPAEQEHMSHQYRAWRDHLTRCLAEHMPDAQSYQLVHSASMVGLFTCVFVKSAERSRIRHIHTAEIKRGMGGLHGNKGAIIMRLVLDDSSLCFVNCHLAAGQTQTLHRNNDVTAILEANALPSYPLEQASGAQHSDVFTAGGDGSMILDHEICILNGDLNYRIDTMGRDTVVKHVQQGNLSRLLERDQLLLSRRKNPGFRLRAFQESPINFAPTYKYNVRTDDYDTSEKRRSPAWCDRILYRGIGKIKMEEYRRWDQLRVSDHRPVSGRLLLRVKTVDPDKREIIWDKCLKDFDGVRQRIARAAQLEYLTNVLGLSHREAAAALKT
- a CDS encoding major facilitator superfamily MFS_1 protein (Major facilitator superfamily MFS_1 protein), which codes for KLLFTSFLVAVSFSITQVPIIHVFGLMTCDEYYRTYPKLDPGPVAGRCRHPSIEASTARSVAFLGATTTIFGVLNLFYTGWAMKKWGVKTALLTSVCWPALRLVVQNVGVRVGYGLGILIIQASQVITIVGGPAGYILALNSFATEAVEARERTATLGRLNGCAFFGTALGYLVGGMLSDYFGLPAPFEVTLVLFVLSCIYVALALPSVPLHLTPESEKKAQSLASFFEPLKMFIPRKWELQDGRLQTEYGILLLGVGASMALLATGYIPVLLQMYATDVLDFGATENGWLISLNSLVRAVFLTFAFPIIISKGRAWLDRRQEAKDKTSREESASHDSTTRAEDPEIGAMGDETEPTEPVKPGPHEEASYKFDLQYTRWSILLDGILTAVATFTTQKWHMYLVAVLLPLAAGTGSAAKGTILQMCAPSERADALSAISLVEMVGRLSAVGVFGLIFSAFAEIGKPQLTFLANGAVAVMAFVVLCLTRFPPKGARRV